A window from Carassius carassius chromosome 40, fCarCar2.1, whole genome shotgun sequence encodes these proteins:
- the tbkbp1 gene encoding TANK-binding kinase 1-binding protein 1 has translation MESLFGGQLGLLGGNEGLKEDGCGVGWSNSPLSEDMYSASHFALISAYQDIKTRLAGLERENADIKRKLKIYEIKFPMISEFGDDRNSYCSFEPKDTALLQSENGSLQQRVNMLTLELQKGKEREEQLEDVIQAYEKIHMEKSSLQRDLDKMTSLVEKHVERIHSLEAALRQRESSLHKLNTQLHNKDMQYLQLHNPDSHMLDCPMTLQSSRSLDTLSDLKLQRLEAELEGARHEAQGACQREEELKTECERLREELRELQSNQRQRDVSSTCGQCDVEWIKKVGDEQVNLALAYTELIEELGKLQALTSKQTEILRKASQEPASPVQRHSPVPHQRHSPVPQRHSPIQQRHSPIQQRHSPVPQRRSPVLQRLSPDMHRRSPLPELSDGPASYSCRPTSHHLRASFQGRRSYSEVADPSAYQRPPRFTLDPVSTLPKPRPYVDSYHKKQQQQQQQQQQHGGSQHMLVQRQGSQSGVGGDGGLAESPRLSRELSFHHSDVTHLHFEPQPSPAPLHSSPQPPQSSEDEEEWSCPHPISPPRTLGVSSPSSSSRGPASCSAFPIPSRPNTLSCHPPGYLHAEHAQSWPSINLWMETEEEGDVRSCPLCQLIFPIGYPDDALIKHIDSHLENSKI, from the exons ATGGAGTCTCTCTTCGGGGGCCAGTTGGGCTTGCTGGGGGGTAACGAAGGTCTTAAAGAAGATGGCTGTGGGGTGGGCTGGTCGAACTCTCCCTTATCAGAAGACATGTACTCTGCCTCCCACTTCGCCCTCATCAGCGCCTACCAGGACATTAAGACCCGACTGGCAGGCCTCGAGCGAGAAAATGCAGAcatcaaaagaaaactcaagattTACGAGATAAAG TTTCCCATGATAAGCGAGTTTGGAGATGACAGGAACTCCTACTGCTCCTTTGAGCCCAAAGACACAGCGCTGCTCCAGTCAGAGAATGGCAGTCTGCAACAGAGAGTCAACATGCTGACCCTCGAG CTTCAGAAGGGCAAGGAGCGAGAGGAGCAGCTTGAAGATGTCATTCAGGCTTATGAGAAAATCCACATGGAGAAGTCCAGCCTTCAGCGAGACCTCGACAAGATG ACGTCTCTGGTGGAGAAACATGTTGAGCGGATCCACAGTTTAGAGGCAGCTCTGAGGCAGAGGGAGAGCTCACTGCACAAACTCAACACACAGCTACACAATAAAGACATGCAGTATCTGCAACTACACAACCCTGACTCTCATA TGCTAGACTGCCCCATGACCTTACAGAGCTCCCGAAGTCTGGACACCCTCTCTGACCTCAAACTGCAGCGTCTAGAGGCGGAGCTTGAGGGGGCTCGGCACGAGGCTCAGGGGGCGTGTCAGAGGGAAGAGGAGCTAAAAACTGAATGTGAGAGGTTACGGGAAGAACTGAGAGAATTGCAAAGCAACCAGAGACAGAGG GATGTGAGTTCCACATGTGGACAGTGTGATGTGGAGTGGATAAAGAAAGTTGGAGATGAACA AGTAAATCTGGCTTTGGCCTATACTGAACTAATAGAGGAGTTGGGCAAGCTACAGGCCCTGACCTCGAAACAGACAGAGATATTGCGAAAAGCCTCACAGGAGCCAGCAAGCCCAG TTCAGCGTCACTCTCCTGTCCCTCACCAGAGGCATTCTCCTGTTCCGCAGCGCCATTCCCCAATCCAACAGCGCCATTCTCCCATACAACAGCGCCATTCGCCTGTTCCCCAGCGGCGCTCACCAGTGCTGCAGCGTCTCTCTCCAGACATGCATCGTCGCTCACCTCTGCCTGAGCTCAGCGATGGCCCCGCATCCTATTCCTGCAGGCCCACTTCCCACCACTTGAGGGCCAGTTTCCAGGGAAGACGCAGTTACTCTGAAGTAGCGGATCCATCGGCTTATCAACGGCCCCCACGGTTCACTCTGGACCCGGTATCCACTTTGCCGAAACCTCGACCATATGTTGACAGCTACCACAAGaaacagcagcaacagcagcagcaacaacagcaaCATGGAGGAAGCCAGCACATGTTAGTTCAAAGACAGGGCTCTCAGTCTGGGGTTGGAGGTGATGGGGGTTTGGCTGAATCTCCACGGCTGTCCAGGGAGCTGTCTTTCCACCACTCGGATGTGACCCACTTGCATTTTGAGCCTCAGCCCAGCCCAGCACCTCTGCATTCATCCCCACAGCCTCCACAGTCCTCAGAGGATGAAGAGGAGTGGTCCTGCCCTCATCCCATTAGTCCTCCGCGAACACTGGGGGTGTCGAGCCCCTCATCAAGCTCCAGAGGCCCTGCCTCTTGTTCCGCTTTCCCCATTCCTTCCCGTCCCAACACCTTAAGCTGTCACCCACCTGGATACCTGCACGCAGAGCATGCCCAGTCTTGGCCATCCATCAAT CTGTGGATGGAGACAGAGGAGGAGGGTGACGTCAGGAGCTGCCCGCTGTGCCAGCTAATCTTCCCTATTGGTTACCCTGATGATGCCTTGATCAAGCACATTGACTCGCACCTGGAGAACAGCAAGATCTGA